One Prosthecobacter algae DNA segment encodes these proteins:
- a CDS encoding NfeD family protein: MKSALLLPLLVCLSLLAFLGHGQAQTGSYKGKVVIIPVGEEDLIARARFEFMSRTLERCTNEGAEAVIFDLDTPGGLLWDTVDLMMNDLQKLKPRSFAFVNKRALSAGAMIAVATDGIYMAPTSTAGAATPIYGNAQEMGDAERAKMNSATMGMARAVAKRKGHDPRVIEAMIDMSRELKVGDLVLDTKDSILTLDAQEATMQLDGKPVFAKGIVDSLDDIKKAEGLKGATIIAEPTLFEVIAIWVTKYAAILILIGVAGGYLEMQTPGFGIPGFVSIAAFSLFFFGHYVAGSLVGQETAVVAALFVIGVFLLIIELAIFPGLLVPGILGFILIMVALVYTMSAWEVPLPAPLPGDSKEVPQEVGFNLQVYALGLRNFALGILGAGVLILAIFRFLPETGPFKKLVLTSAIDGGEAKTIPAATVTVGDEGHACSALRPYGTVQFGERRVEAMVEGGYLANGTPVRIREIQGPKIIVEPFA, encoded by the coding sequence ATGAAGTCTGCCCTGCTCCTGCCGCTGTTGGTTTGCCTCAGTCTGCTGGCCTTTCTCGGCCATGGCCAGGCGCAGACAGGCAGTTATAAAGGGAAAGTAGTCATCATCCCCGTGGGTGAGGAGGATCTCATCGCCCGCGCCCGGTTTGAATTCATGTCCCGCACGCTGGAACGCTGCACGAATGAAGGGGCCGAAGCCGTCATCTTCGATCTGGATACCCCCGGTGGACTCCTCTGGGACACGGTGGACCTCATGATGAATGACCTGCAAAAGCTGAAGCCGCGCAGCTTTGCCTTCGTCAACAAACGCGCCCTTTCTGCCGGGGCCATGATCGCGGTGGCTACCGATGGCATCTACATGGCCCCCACCAGCACCGCCGGGGCTGCCACCCCCATCTATGGCAATGCCCAGGAAATGGGCGATGCCGAACGTGCCAAGATGAACTCCGCCACCATGGGCATGGCCCGCGCTGTGGCCAAACGCAAAGGTCATGATCCGCGAGTCATTGAGGCCATGATTGACATGAGCCGCGAGCTGAAAGTGGGCGACCTTGTGCTGGATACGAAGGACTCCATCCTCACTCTGGATGCCCAGGAAGCGACGATGCAACTGGATGGCAAACCCGTCTTTGCCAAAGGCATTGTGGACAGCCTGGATGACATCAAAAAGGCCGAGGGGCTGAAAGGTGCCACGATCATTGCCGAACCCACCCTGTTCGAGGTCATCGCCATCTGGGTCACCAAATATGCAGCCATCCTCATCCTCATCGGCGTGGCGGGCGGCTATCTGGAAATGCAGACCCCAGGTTTTGGCATCCCTGGATTTGTCTCCATCGCCGCTTTCAGCCTGTTCTTCTTTGGTCACTATGTGGCAGGCAGCCTCGTGGGCCAGGAGACGGCAGTGGTCGCTGCACTGTTTGTCATCGGCGTGTTTCTGCTCATCATTGAGCTGGCGATCTTCCCCGGCCTGCTGGTACCGGGCATCCTCGGCTTCATCCTCATCATGGTGGCCCTGGTTTACACCATGTCTGCCTGGGAGGTGCCGCTGCCCGCCCCACTGCCCGGCGACAGCAAGGAAGTCCCGCAGGAAGTGGGCTTCAACCTCCAAGTCTATGCCCTCGGTCTGCGCAACTTTGCGTTAGGCATCTTGGGTGCAGGCGTGCTCATTCTGGCCATATTCCGCTTTCTGCCAGAGACCGGTCCCTTTAAGAAACTGGTGCTCACCTCCGCCATTGATGGAGGCGAGGCGAAGACGATCCCCGCAGCGACCGTGACCGTGGGCGATGAAGGCCATGCCTGCAGCGCCCTGCGCCCCTACGGCACCGTACAGTTTGGCGAGCGTCGAGTCGAAGCCATGGTGGAAGGCGGTTACCTGGCCAATGGCACCCCCGTCCGCATTCGTGAAATCCAGGGGCCAAAGATCATCGTGGAGCCCTTTGCGTAA
- a CDS encoding response regulator, which produces MNSKVILLVEDNPDDEELTLMALQKNNILNEVVVARDGVEALDYLFGDGANSFMQRRVLPTLILLDLKLPRVDGLEVLKHIRADDRTRTLPVVVLTSSREDSDLMESYALGCNSYVRKPVDFAQFVEATRQLGLYWLLLNECPPVKP; this is translated from the coding sequence ATGAATTCAAAAGTCATCCTATTGGTCGAGGACAATCCAGACGACGAAGAGCTGACGCTCATGGCCTTACAGAAAAACAACATTCTGAATGAGGTGGTGGTGGCGCGTGACGGGGTGGAGGCGCTGGACTACCTCTTTGGGGACGGGGCCAATTCCTTTATGCAGAGGCGTGTATTGCCGACTCTGATTTTGCTGGATCTGAAACTGCCGCGTGTGGACGGGCTGGAAGTTTTGAAACACATCCGCGCGGATGACCGCACGCGCACGCTGCCTGTGGTGGTGCTGACCTCCTCCAGAGAAGACAGTGATCTCATGGAGAGCTACGCGCTGGGCTGCAACAGCTATGTGCGCAAGCCGGTGGACTTTGCCCAGTTCGTGGAGGCGACGCGCCAACTGGGACTCTACTGGCTGCTTCTGAATGAATGCCCCCCTGTCAAGCCATGA
- a CDS encoding SGNH/GDSL hydrolase family protein: protein MKLRPLLLSLLSLALVAPAWSQETKVPTKKAAPNPSIVPVQDVAGLPRVLLIGDSISMGYTLPTRKLLEGVANVHRIPQNGGPTKNGVANLDKWLGYGPWAVIHFNWGIHDLKFMPDGKRQVEAADYEANLRTLVTRLKKTGAKLIWATTTPIPKGPLIPPREFGEVSEYNAIAAKVMQENGVTINDLNAWITPKLAEMQKKQDVHYHEAGSDYLAQKVAQEIKAALAGAK from the coding sequence ATGAAACTTCGTCCTCTGCTGCTGTCGTTGCTCTCACTGGCCCTCGTGGCACCTGCTTGGTCCCAAGAAACCAAGGTTCCCACCAAGAAGGCCGCGCCAAATCCGTCCATCGTGCCTGTGCAGGATGTGGCTGGCCTGCCTCGAGTGCTTTTGATCGGGGATTCGATCTCCATGGGCTACACCCTGCCGACCCGAAAGTTGCTGGAAGGTGTGGCCAATGTGCATCGCATCCCTCAAAACGGCGGGCCGACCAAAAATGGCGTGGCGAACCTGGACAAATGGCTAGGTTACGGCCCATGGGCGGTCATCCATTTTAACTGGGGCATCCATGATTTGAAGTTCATGCCGGATGGCAAACGCCAAGTGGAAGCGGCGGACTATGAGGCGAATCTGCGCACGCTGGTGACACGGCTGAAGAAGACTGGAGCCAAGCTGATCTGGGCCACCACGACCCCCATTCCCAAAGGCCCGCTCATCCCGCCGCGCGAGTTTGGTGAAGTGAGTGAATACAACGCCATCGCTGCCAAGGTGATGCAGGAAAATGGGGTGACTATCAATGATCTCAATGCCTGGATCACCCCCAAGCTAGCCGAGATGCAGAAGAAGCAGGATGTGCATTATCATGAGGCAGGCTCCGACTACCTCGCGCAGAAAGTCGCGCAGGAGATCAAGGCAGCGTTGGCGGGGGCGAAGTAG
- a CDS encoding GAF domain-containing protein, producing MKAHIPEDEDQRLAVLREYEILDTPPEEAFDGLTQLAAHICGTPMAVISLVDEGRQWFKSQIGMPGNETSRDIAFCAHAILHKDQVMEVRDASEDPRFADNPLVTGSPDIRFYAGSPLVARGNQPLGTLCVIDRVPRKLTDAQLDALQTLSRNVVARLELRMQARQLALEVAEKERIADQLREQNAQLLRSEQETGRLLELGEKSRNALLSVLEDEQRLGLELRRWADAFENCAQGILIGMPGDLSIFACNRALALLRGCEASEVTRLCLMDLYAPSQHERVKAAITQAQEEGQAKFEVPMLKTDGASFEAQVDLVIVQGPDGDPVYWVVTIQDITERKLADLMLARTNRALQMMSACNEAVVRATDEPHLLAEVARLAVEIGGYRLAWVGYAQHDEEKSIRPMAHAGHEAGYLDVIRLSWSETAPSGQGPAARCIRTGQTVVCEDLATESSGFFWKEEALGRGYRGIVCLPLHDEKRTFGLLALYASDVQQVGADEIKLLQEMAEDLAFGIRHLRSRQEKQRMQDVVLKVSQAVSAGHGEGFFQSLTRHMVEALDADGGFVGRLQPGDRQRIETRAVFLNGQFEPNISYPLHGTPCEGVSLGYNCILEKNVRAEFPDDVWLADHGIEAYAGIPLMDTKRQVSGIMAVFYRRPLDQASLVLSTLKIFAARVADELERQEADARIREQASLLDKAQDAILVRDLDHRITYWNKSAEALYGWSAEEVLGKRVTEVFYHETNAFIGAIKQLFEEGEWVGELDQVAKDGKKLVIECRWTMVKDTEGRPKSVLCINTDITEKKKLEQQFLRAQRMESIGTLAGGIAHDLNNVLAPIMMAIDLLKMTVTDRSGQEILSTISQSAQRGAEMVNQVLSFARGMEGRRMDVHAHMLIRDIEKIARDTFPKNIQIITEYREDLWAVVGDPTQLHQVLLNFCVNARDALPEGGRILVKAKNVRLDENYAAMNLDALPGPYLRIEVADTGVGIPQGIIEQIFDPFFTTKELGKGTGLGLSTSLAIVKSHGGFIRVDSQPGLGSSFRLYLPAREGTGQHEMEMRTEEFPRGQGETVLVVDDELTIREITQQTLIAFGYKALLAADGAEAVTLYAQYRATIAIVLTDMMMPVMDGPATIKVLRNMNPAVKIIAASGISTNEAVNKAAGQGVKHFVSKPYTAESLLKVLRRCLDEQN from the coding sequence ATGAAAGCCCACATTCCTGAAGATGAAGATCAGCGCCTCGCCGTTTTGCGCGAGTATGAGATTCTGGACACGCCTCCGGAGGAGGCCTTTGACGGACTGACCCAGCTTGCCGCGCATATTTGCGGCACGCCGATGGCCGTGATTTCGCTGGTTGATGAAGGCCGTCAGTGGTTCAAGTCCCAGATCGGCATGCCGGGGAATGAGACCTCCCGCGACATTGCCTTCTGTGCCCATGCGATCTTGCACAAGGACCAGGTGATGGAAGTTCGGGATGCCTCTGAGGATCCCCGGTTTGCGGACAATCCGCTGGTGACGGGCAGTCCGGACATCCGCTTTTACGCGGGCTCCCCACTGGTGGCCCGGGGCAATCAGCCGCTGGGGACGCTGTGTGTGATTGACCGTGTGCCGCGCAAGCTGACGGATGCCCAGTTGGATGCCTTGCAGACCTTGAGCCGGAATGTGGTGGCGAGGCTGGAACTGCGGATGCAGGCGCGACAACTTGCCCTGGAGGTGGCTGAAAAGGAACGCATCGCCGATCAATTGCGGGAACAGAATGCCCAGCTCCTCCGCAGTGAACAGGAGACGGGTCGACTGCTGGAACTGGGGGAGAAATCGCGCAATGCGTTGCTGAGTGTGCTGGAGGATGAGCAGCGGCTGGGGCTTGAGCTGCGGCGGTGGGCAGATGCGTTTGAAAATTGCGCGCAGGGAATTCTCATCGGCATGCCGGGAGATCTCAGCATCTTTGCGTGCAACCGCGCGCTGGCGCTTCTGCGCGGTTGCGAAGCCTCCGAAGTCACGAGGCTTTGTCTGATGGATCTTTACGCGCCGTCTCAGCATGAAAGGGTGAAGGCAGCGATCACCCAGGCTCAGGAGGAAGGGCAGGCGAAGTTTGAAGTGCCCATGCTGAAGACCGACGGAGCCAGCTTTGAGGCACAGGTGGATTTGGTGATTGTCCAAGGCCCAGATGGAGATCCGGTCTATTGGGTGGTGACCATTCAGGATATCACGGAGCGTAAGTTGGCAGACCTGATGTTGGCCCGCACGAACCGAGCGCTGCAAATGATGTCTGCGTGCAATGAAGCCGTCGTACGGGCCACGGATGAGCCGCATCTGCTGGCTGAGGTGGCGCGCTTGGCGGTGGAAATCGGCGGTTACAGGCTGGCCTGGGTGGGCTATGCCCAGCATGATGAGGAGAAAAGCATCCGGCCCATGGCGCATGCAGGGCATGAAGCGGGCTATCTGGATGTGATCCGGCTGAGTTGGTCTGAGACCGCGCCTTCAGGCCAGGGGCCGGCGGCACGCTGCATCCGCACTGGCCAGACGGTGGTCTGCGAGGACCTGGCCACGGAGTCTTCGGGGTTTTTCTGGAAGGAGGAAGCTCTCGGCCGTGGCTACAGGGGTATCGTCTGCCTGCCCTTGCATGATGAAAAGCGAACCTTTGGCCTCCTGGCGCTGTATGCCTCGGACGTCCAGCAGGTGGGGGCGGATGAGATCAAGCTGCTGCAGGAGATGGCGGAGGATCTTGCCTTTGGCATCCGCCATCTGCGCAGCCGACAGGAAAAGCAGCGGATGCAAGACGTGGTGCTGAAGGTTTCCCAGGCGGTTTCGGCCGGGCATGGCGAGGGATTTTTTCAGTCCCTCACCCGCCACATGGTGGAGGCCCTGGATGCGGATGGTGGCTTTGTGGGGCGCCTGCAGCCCGGCGACCGGCAGCGGATCGAAACACGCGCGGTGTTCTTGAACGGGCAGTTCGAGCCGAACATCTCCTATCCCTTGCATGGCACGCCCTGCGAGGGGGTGAGCCTGGGGTATAACTGCATTTTGGAAAAGAATGTGCGGGCGGAGTTTCCAGACGATGTCTGGCTGGCGGATCACGGCATCGAAGCCTATGCGGGCATCCCGCTGATGGACACGAAGCGGCAGGTGAGCGGCATCATGGCCGTCTTTTACCGGAGGCCGCTGGATCAGGCATCGCTGGTGCTTTCAACGCTGAAGATCTTTGCCGCGCGGGTGGCGGATGAGCTGGAACGGCAGGAGGCGGATGCCCGCATCCGGGAACAGGCCTCGCTGCTGGACAAGGCGCAGGACGCCATTCTGGTGCGAGACCTGGACCATCGGATCACCTACTGGAACAAGAGCGCCGAAGCCCTGTATGGGTGGAGTGCGGAGGAGGTGCTGGGCAAGCGGGTCACGGAAGTTTTTTACCATGAGACGAATGCCTTTATCGGGGCAATCAAACAGCTCTTCGAGGAGGGGGAATGGGTGGGGGAACTGGACCAGGTGGCCAAGGATGGCAAGAAGCTGGTGATCGAATGCCGCTGGACGATGGTGAAGGATACAGAAGGCCGACCCAAGTCCGTGCTGTGCATCAATACGGACATCACGGAAAAGAAGAAGCTGGAGCAGCAGTTCCTGCGTGCCCAGCGCATGGAGAGCATCGGCACGCTGGCGGGCGGCATTGCGCACGACCTGAACAACGTCCTGGCCCCGATCATGATGGCGATAGACCTGCTGAAGATGACGGTCACGGACCGCAGTGGGCAGGAGATCCTTTCGACGATATCGCAAAGCGCGCAGCGCGGGGCCGAGATGGTGAACCAGGTGCTGTCCTTTGCCCGAGGCATGGAGGGACGGCGCATGGATGTGCACGCGCACATGCTGATCCGCGACATTGAAAAAATCGCCCGCGACACCTTCCCCAAAAACATCCAGATCATCACGGAATACCGTGAGGACCTGTGGGCGGTGGTGGGGGACCCGACCCAGTTGCATCAGGTGCTGCTGAATTTTTGTGTGAATGCGCGGGATGCCCTGCCGGAGGGCGGGCGCATCCTGGTGAAGGCCAAGAATGTGAGGCTGGATGAAAATTACGCGGCCATGAATCTGGATGCGTTGCCGGGTCCCTATCTCAGGATTGAGGTGGCGGATACTGGGGTGGGAATCCCCCAGGGGATCATTGAGCAGATCTTCGACCCCTTTTTCACCACCAAGGAGCTGGGCAAGGGCACGGGTCTGGGCCTGTCCACCTCCCTGGCCATCGTGAAAAGCCATGGGGGCTTCATCCGGGTAGATAGCCAGCCGGGGCTTGGCAGCAGTTTCAGGCTCTACTTGCCAGCCCGTGAAGGCACCGGCCAGCATGAGATGGAGATGCGGACGGAAGAGTTCCCCCGTGGCCAGGGCGAAACGGTGCTGGTGGTGGATGATGAGCTGACCATCCGCGAGATCACCCAGCAGACTTTGATTGCCTTTGGCTACAAGGCGCTGCTGGCGGCGGACGGGGCGGAGGCGGTGACGCTGTATGCCCAGTATCGAGCTACCATCGCCATCGTGCTGACGGACATGATGATGCCGGTGATGGATGGGCCGGCCACCATCAAGGTGCTGCGCAACATGAACCCGGCGGTGAAGATCATCGCTGCCAGCGGCATTTCCACCAATGAGGCGGTGAACAAGGCGGCCGGGCAGGGGGTGAAGCATTTCGTTTCCAAGCCATACACGGCTGAGTCTCTGCTGAAGGTGCTGCGAAGATGCCTGGACGAACAAAACTAG
- a CDS encoding ATP-binding protein, whose amino-acid sequence MPSKVAPMVSWVAILAGVLTLVGWIWDLDTIRRILPGTISMNPVTALAFVLGGGSLWLHGTEAAPQPRFWPKALALVILLIGFWRLMGYVFEWEVGIDQWLFADKLATDLAGQPNRMSPNAALNFVFLGCGLLLMNRTSRRGLRLTEVFALLIGFISMLALLGYLYQASWLYGVVSFVPMALPTAVVFHLLAIGLLMARRDRGWVRLILSESPGGALVRLMLPILLPALVLLGWLRLAGERHGLFEAEMGTTLYTVMAILIVWGLIWWSARSLHRADKARRRMEDELERFFSLSVDLLCISGKDGRFKRINQAFSDILGHPVEELMQNGFMEYVHPEDKERTLKEVEKIHSGEPSLHFENRYLSKDGSYRWLWWKSHYLAETGLIYATARDVTEQKRVQVEIRQLNETLLERATQLDATNQELEAFSYSVSHDLRAPLRGISGFAQALEEHSKAVLDETAQSYLLRVRRAADRMGYLIDDLLKLSRLTRAEMHLEQVNLSLQAESILAQLKQREPERLVEWVVQPEIVVTADSALMHVLLENLLENAWKFTSKNPKARIEVGQSPGPAGEKICHVRDNGVGFDMRYATKLFGAFQRLHSMVEFPGTGIGLATVQRVVRRHGGRVWADSELNVGSTFFFVV is encoded by the coding sequence TTGCCTAGCAAGGTCGCACCCATGGTGAGTTGGGTGGCGATCCTGGCCGGGGTCCTGACGCTGGTGGGCTGGATCTGGGATCTGGATACGATCAGGCGCATTTTGCCTGGAACTATTTCGATGAATCCGGTAACGGCCCTTGCCTTCGTGCTGGGCGGAGGCTCTCTCTGGCTGCATGGCACGGAGGCCGCGCCGCAGCCAAGATTTTGGCCTAAAGCCCTGGCTTTGGTGATTCTGCTGATCGGCTTTTGGCGACTGATGGGGTATGTGTTCGAGTGGGAAGTGGGGATCGATCAATGGCTGTTTGCAGACAAGCTGGCGACGGATCTGGCTGGACAGCCCAACCGGATGTCGCCCAATGCGGCGCTGAATTTTGTTTTTCTGGGCTGTGGTCTGCTGCTGATGAACCGTACTTCACGGCGCGGCCTACGGCTGACGGAGGTATTTGCCCTACTGATCGGCTTCATTTCGATGCTGGCGTTGCTAGGCTACCTTTATCAGGCGTCTTGGCTCTATGGTGTGGTGTCTTTCGTTCCCATGGCGTTGCCGACGGCGGTGGTGTTTCATCTGTTGGCCATCGGTCTGCTGATGGCGCGGCGTGACCGGGGATGGGTGCGGCTGATCTTGAGCGAAAGCCCCGGCGGGGCACTGGTGCGGCTCATGCTGCCCATTCTGCTGCCGGCGCTGGTGTTGCTGGGCTGGCTGCGGCTGGCGGGCGAGCGGCATGGTCTTTTCGAGGCGGAAATGGGCACGACGCTTTACACTGTCATGGCGATTTTGATCGTCTGGGGGCTTATCTGGTGGAGCGCGCGTTCGCTGCATCGCGCTGACAAGGCGCGGCGCAGGATGGAGGATGAATTGGAACGCTTTTTCAGCCTGTCCGTGGATCTGCTGTGCATTTCAGGCAAGGATGGCCGCTTCAAAAGAATCAATCAGGCCTTCAGTGACATCTTGGGGCATCCGGTCGAGGAACTGATGCAAAATGGCTTCATGGAGTATGTCCATCCTGAGGATAAGGAACGCACCTTGAAGGAGGTGGAGAAGATCCATTCGGGGGAGCCTTCCTTGCATTTTGAAAATCGGTATCTGAGCAAAGATGGTTCCTACCGTTGGTTGTGGTGGAAGTCTCACTACCTGGCTGAGACGGGCCTCATTTATGCGACGGCCCGGGATGTGACAGAGCAGAAGCGGGTGCAGGTGGAGATCCGCCAACTGAATGAGACGCTGCTGGAGCGTGCCACTCAACTGGATGCGACCAACCAGGAACTGGAGGCCTTTAGTTACTCGGTCTCGCATGATCTGCGGGCACCCTTGCGGGGCATATCAGGTTTTGCCCAAGCGCTGGAGGAGCATTCCAAGGCGGTGCTGGACGAGACGGCGCAGAGCTACCTGCTGAGGGTACGCCGGGCGGCTGACCGGATGGGGTACCTCATCGACGATCTGCTAAAGCTTTCCCGCCTGACCCGGGCGGAGATGCATCTGGAACAGGTGAACCTCAGCCTGCAGGCGGAATCCATCCTGGCGCAGTTGAAGCAGCGTGAGCCAGAACGCCTGGTGGAGTGGGTGGTGCAGCCGGAAATCGTGGTGACGGCAGATTCGGCGCTGATGCATGTGCTGCTGGAAAATCTGCTGGAGAATGCCTGGAAGTTCACATCGAAAAATCCGAAGGCGCGCATTGAGGTGGGCCAGTCGCCTGGACCTGCGGGGGAAAAGATCTGCCACGTTCGGGACAACGGAGTGGGATTTGACATGCGCTATGCGACGAAGCTGTTCGGGGCCTTTCAGCGGCTGCATTCGATGGTGGAATTTCCTGGCACCGGCATCGGCCTGGCGACGGTGCAGCGGGTGGTCCGCCGCCATGGCGGGCGGGTCTGGGCCGATTCTGAACTGAATGTGGGTTCGACTTTCTTTTTTGTTGTATAA
- a CDS encoding GAF domain-containing protein: MKPLRLLLVEDSDDDALLILQCLARHGYDCVTRQVMTATGLTEALTEEHWDIILCDYVMPGFDALAALEIVRQQKVEIPVIIVSGTVGEDVAVASLKHGAQDYILKQNMTRLGPAVESELEAASAGRYSRLLEAIAVSHSEVLEMILNGSALTPILDLIARRIEKLSQGEALCSVLLADETGTLLLPGSAPSLPEEYTRAITPLKIGAEVGSCGRAAALKETVIVEDVATHPIWESMREVALKHGLLACWSVPVFSSGREVVGSMAIYHRTPRAPSEDELSWVESAAKLVGVAIERCRSEVRLREQLEELLRWQNAMLNREDRVQQLKAEVNELLLRLGEPVRYLSQV; this comes from the coding sequence ATGAAACCCCTGCGACTGCTACTGGTAGAAGACTCAGACGATGATGCGCTGCTGATCCTGCAGTGCCTGGCGCGCCATGGCTATGACTGTGTGACGCGGCAGGTGATGACGGCGACGGGACTGACGGAGGCCCTGACGGAAGAACACTGGGACATCATCCTGTGTGACTATGTGATGCCGGGATTCGATGCACTGGCAGCCCTGGAAATCGTTCGGCAACAGAAGGTGGAGATTCCCGTCATCATCGTCTCTGGCACGGTTGGGGAGGATGTGGCGGTGGCCTCGCTGAAACATGGGGCGCAGGATTACATCCTGAAGCAGAATATGACCCGCCTGGGGCCGGCGGTGGAAAGCGAACTGGAGGCAGCCTCGGCGGGGCGTTACAGCCGGCTGTTGGAGGCAATCGCCGTCAGCCACTCGGAAGTGCTGGAGATGATCTTGAACGGATCTGCGCTGACGCCCATTCTCGATCTCATTGCCCGGCGCATTGAAAAACTCAGCCAGGGTGAGGCTCTTTGCTCTGTGCTGCTGGCGGATGAGACGGGAACCCTGCTGCTGCCGGGATCTGCGCCGAGCCTGCCGGAGGAGTACACACGGGCCATTACGCCGCTGAAGATCGGTGCGGAGGTGGGCTCCTGCGGTCGGGCTGCGGCCCTGAAGGAGACGGTGATCGTCGAGGATGTGGCCACGCATCCGATCTGGGAGTCTATGCGTGAGGTGGCCCTGAAACATGGATTGCTGGCCTGCTGGTCCGTGCCGGTTTTTTCTTCGGGGCGGGAGGTGGTGGGCAGCATGGCGATCTACCACCGCACGCCGCGTGCGCCGTCCGAGGATGAACTGAGCTGGGTGGAGTCTGCTGCGAAACTGGTGGGGGTGGCCATCGAAAGATGCCGGTCGGAAGTGCGTCTTCGGGAGCAATTGGAGGAACTGCTGCGCTGGCAAAATGCGATGCTGAATCGCGAAGACCGCGTGCAGCAACTGAAAGCTGAGGTAAATGAACTGCTCCTGCGCCTGGGTGAACCGGTCCGTTATCTCAGTCAGGTCTGA
- the mpl gene encoding UDP-N-acetylmuramate:L-alanyl-gamma-D-glutamyl-meso-diaminopimelate ligase has protein sequence MSSSKHLHFIGICGTAMGSTAAALRALGYTISGSDEKVYPPMSDVLRQAGITLTEGYLAENLPPSADLYIVGNAISRGNEELETLLERKLPYISMAELLKQEVIQGKRSFVVSGTHGKTTTTTMLAWIFEQAGKNPGFMIGGVPENFTSGARFNHSDLFVIEGDEYDTAYFDKRSKFLHYLPECAIVNNIEFDHADIFADLAAILLTFQRLLNSVPRNGLVLLNGDDKNCLSLKSYAPVKTVGTGEGCSERIHITEASPEGTAFEINGVPFSVPMIGEFNVRNAAMCVCAARHAGLTDDEIRAGLETFKGIRRRQQVRGVAGGVTVMDDFGHHPTALRETLRGLRQKYPGQRLWAVFEPRSNTSRRNVLQNELIEALKEADGSIIAAVANPEKVAATERLDPEIVAKSVSAAGRACFHEPDTDAIVARLKAETKPGDVIVIFSNGGFDGIHGKLLEALA, from the coding sequence ATGTCCTCTTCCAAGCATCTCCATTTCATCGGCATCTGTGGCACCGCCATGGGGTCCACCGCCGCAGCTCTCCGCGCTCTCGGTTATACCATCTCGGGCTCGGACGAAAAGGTCTATCCCCCCATGTCGGATGTATTGCGGCAGGCGGGCATCACGCTGACGGAAGGCTATCTGGCGGAGAATCTGCCGCCTTCAGCAGACCTTTACATTGTGGGCAATGCGATCTCTCGTGGCAATGAGGAACTGGAGACGCTGCTGGAGCGGAAGCTGCCGTACATCTCCATGGCGGAGCTGCTGAAACAGGAAGTCATCCAGGGGAAGCGTAGCTTTGTGGTCAGCGGTACTCATGGCAAGACGACGACGACGACGATGCTGGCCTGGATCTTTGAGCAGGCAGGGAAGAACCCAGGTTTCATGATCGGTGGCGTGCCGGAGAACTTCACCAGCGGTGCTCGCTTCAATCACAGTGACCTGTTTGTCATCGAAGGGGACGAGTATGACACGGCCTACTTCGACAAGCGCTCGAAGTTCCTCCACTACCTGCCGGAGTGCGCGATTGTAAACAACATCGAGTTCGATCATGCGGACATCTTTGCGGACCTCGCAGCGATCTTGCTGACGTTCCAGCGGCTGCTCAATAGCGTGCCGCGCAATGGCCTGGTGCTGCTGAATGGCGATGACAAAAACTGCCTGTCCCTGAAAAGCTATGCCCCGGTGAAAACGGTGGGCACGGGAGAGGGCTGTAGCGAGCGCATCCACATCACGGAGGCGAGTCCCGAGGGCACGGCCTTTGAGATCAACGGCGTGCCCTTCAGCGTGCCGATGATCGGTGAATTCAATGTGCGCAATGCCGCCATGTGTGTGTGTGCCGCCCGTCATGCTGGCCTAACCGATGATGAAATCCGGGCTGGGTTGGAGACCTTCAAAGGCATCCGCCGCCGCCAGCAGGTGCGCGGTGTAGCCGGGGGAGTGACGGTGATGGATGACTTTGGTCATCACCCGACTGCTCTGCGGGAAACTCTGCGCGGGCTGCGTCAAAAGTACCCGGGCCAGCGCCTGTGGGCTGTCTTTGAACCGCGCTCGAACACGAGCCGCCGCAATGTGCTGCAGAATGAACTCATCGAGGCGCTGAAGGAGGCCGATGGCTCCATCATCGCTGCCGTGGCCAATCCTGAAAAGGTGGCTGCTACGGAACGGCTGGACCCTGAAATCGTGGCGAAGAGCGTCAGCGCCGCCGGAAGAGCCTGTTTCCATGAACCCGATACGGATGCCATCGTAGCCCGGTTGAAAGCGGAAACGAAGCCGGGAGACGTGATTGTCATTTTCAGCAATGGCGGCTTCGACGGCATCCATGGCAAGCTGCTGGAGGCGCTGGCCTGA